The nucleotide sequence TGATGGTGCGGCGCACAATCATGATGGCGTCGTGGAGAGAGCGCTCCGTCTCCTCCAGGAACTGCTCGGCACCACCACGCAGGATCAGGGTGCTCGTCTTGGCATTGGGGCAGCCTGTTGAGAATAAGAATAATTAAGTAAGCTTACTTTATTGAGACTAAAAAGgtaaactaataaaaaatatgtaaagaagatGGTAGAATCTCTTAAACCTTATGAGTTAATTCGGAAATCCTTACCTTGGAAGAGATTGAATCGCTCTCCGCCGACCTGGCGCTCCTCGAAGTGCTCGCACAGGCCCAAGACACTGGGCTTAATATCGTTGGCCGTCGTCATGACGGCGCCACCGCAGGCCTTCATTGTGCGCTTGAGATCCTCATCGGGTACGCGGCCGGCGCAGAATATGTCGCGGTCGGCGAAATACTGTGTGGCCACATCGCCGATGGGCAGCTTGGAAAGCACCACATTGGCTCCGGACTCGTGGATCTTGGCCAGCTTGTTGTAGAGGATTTGCCACTCGGCGTCCACTACCTTCTGGTACTCCTTGACGTTGTCCACGCGGATCTCGGCATTATCGCGCTCCGCCTTCAACTCCAGCTCGATGTTGAGCAGGGCAATCTTGCACTGGTCATAGGATTTGGGTGCCATTTCGAAGCCGGCATAGGAGAAGGTCTTTTTGAAGGCCACGCCCGACACCAGCTGCGACTCCTCCAGCGATCCACCGGTCACTTTCTTGATGCCAATCATGTTCAGGGGCAGCAGCTCATCCAGCGAGAGCACGGCATCTACCACAATGCGGGCGAAGAAGTCCTTTTGCTGGTGGATAAGCTTGGAAGACATGGCAGTGGCCGCGCACTTCTCGAGAAGAGCGACTTGGTCCTCCTTGGACTGCTCAACGATCTGGACGGCCATGTCGTTGATCTTCTCCATACACAGCTGCAGGGCCTTGCGGATGGCCTTAATGATGATGCGCGGGTGGACACCCTCCTCCACGAAGGGTTTCACCTGCTTAAGGAACTCGCCGGCCAGCAGAACCACGGACGTGGTGCCATCACCAACCTGGAGAAATAGCCAAATCGAAGTTTGAGTAGAGTCACGTGCTTGGGCTTTCTGGAGAGGGGCAACCGCTTACCTCGGCATCTTGTGACTTGGCAATGTCCACCAGGGTTTTGGCCGCCGGGTGGATGATCTCCAGCAGCTTCATGATGGTGGCCCCATCGTTGGAGATCGTCGCCTTGCCATGGGCATCCACAATCAGCTTGTCCATGCCGCGGGGACCCAGGGTGGTCCGCACCGCGTCCACGATCGACTGGCAGGCATTGATGTTGGACACCAGCTGCGGCTTGCCCTGCGACGTGTCGGTGCCTTCCTTCAGGAGCACGATTTGCGGTTGCTGAGGATCGGTCGGATAGAGCGAAATATATAGTTAAAGTCTCCAATTAGTCAGCAGATGTCGTCGGCTTGC is from Drosophila suzukii chromosome 3, CBGP_Dsuzu_IsoJpt1.0, whole genome shotgun sequence and encodes:
- the CCT7 gene encoding T-complex protein 1 subunit eta, whose translation is MQPQIVLLKEGTDTSQGKPQLVSNINACQSIVDAVRTTLGPRGMDKLIVDAHGKATISNDGATIMKLLEIIHPAAKTLVDIAKSQDAEVGDGTTSVVLLAGEFLKQVKPFVEEGVHPRIIIKAIRKALQLCMEKINDMAVQIVEQSKEDQVALLEKCAATAMSSKLIHQQKDFFARIVVDAVLSLDELLPLNMIGIKKVTGGSLEESQLVSGVAFKKTFSYAGFEMAPKSYDQCKIALLNIELELKAERDNAEIRVDNVKEYQKVVDAEWQILYNKLAKIHESGANVVLSKLPIGDVATQYFADRDIFCAGRVPDEDLKRTMKACGGAVMTTANDIKPSVLGLCEHFEERQVGGERFNLFQGCPNAKTSTLILRGGAEQFLEETERSLHDAIMIVRRTIKHDSVVAGGGAIEMELSKLLRDYSRTIAGKEQLLIAAIAKGLEIIPRQLCDNAGFDATNILNKLRQKHAQGGQWFGVDINKEDISDNYEQCVWEPSIIKINALTAAAEAACMILSVDETIKSPKAGEPPMAGGGMGMGRGMGRPM